A region of Lycium barbarum isolate Lr01 chromosome 3, ASM1917538v2, whole genome shotgun sequence DNA encodes the following proteins:
- the LOC132630753 gene encoding uncharacterized protein LOC132630753 — translation MVADFVQNNIICRFGVSESIITDNGANLNSHLMKDICEQFKIIHRNSIAYNKNIKRILRKMTDNYKCWHKQLPYALLGYRTTARTSTRRTPYLLVYSTVVVIPAEVKILSLRIIQEVELDKWVRARYEQLALID, via the coding sequence ATGGTAGCTGATTTCGTacaaaacaacatcatatgccgattcggTGTATCTGAGTCCATTATAACTGACAATGGAGCAAATCTGAATAGCCATCTGATGAAGGATATttgtgagcaattcaagatcattcatagGAACTCTATAGCCTacaacaagaatatcaagaggatattaagGAAAATGACTGATAATTACAAATGTTGGCACaagcagttgccttatgctttacTAGGATATCGTACTACGGCTAGAACTTCAACAAGAAGAACTCCATATTTGTTAGTCTACAGTACTGTAGTAGTCATACCTGCCGAAGTTAAGATACTTTCTttaagaatcattcaagaagTTGAGTTGGACAAATGGGTTCGAGCTAGATACGAGCAGTTAGCTTTAATCGACTAG